GTATTCATGATCCAGACAGTAAAACCGGCGAGCAGCAATACCCCCATCACAACCGACATCTCACTAATCTTGTTATTACCTGAACGATTCATTTTTCCCTTCCTTTAACCTTGTTACACCAGATTTGATACCAATGAATAAAACTGTTCTTTAGAAAACGGGCTACGATTTCCTGCTCGGTTGTTACCATCAACAAGTGACCAAATACCGGGTTCGCTTTTACCATCCCCAAATGAATCCTGCATATACAGATTGAATTTCAAATTACGGTGGATACCACTAAATCGAACTTCAACTTCGCCTTTTGCCCCCATCAGATAAAGTGCTTCTGGACGAAATTCTAGATGTTTATTCCCGTTTGAGATCTTCATAAAATCCATCGAGTAGGAATTTATTTTCTGCGTCGTAATATCATGAATATTTTTACGACTTATTTCAATTGTCACAGGAATGTCTTCAAGCCATGAACCTAATTTGGTAAAAAGAGTACGTACACTTTCCTGAAACTCTTTGATATCATTAAGCTCCCTCGTCTCTCTGTCTTTTCCATCAGAAGAAGACTGTTTAAACTTATTCATCAAAACATCTTTGGAGATCATTTTTAGTCTCTTACAATTATTCAACAAATAGTCATGAAATATTAAGTCCGGTTTAAATAAATTTTGCGAACTAGGTTTAGCGATCAAACCGAACAACTAGTTATTAATCACTGAAGCAATATAGATTGTTATCTGCAACCTTCTTATTCCGTAATGGTACACCTCCCAATATTCCTAGTTAGTTAAGCATCGGCAAGATCACCCAATTAAATATCGGTAGACTCATAATAACTATCTGTAAAGCCCACCTTTGGTAAATTTATCCACTCCAGCCAGCCTCTGTTCCAAGGTGAGATTATTGACATCAGCATACTGATTACAGGAAGCAGTCGCCTAACCATAATTAATCATTACTGATGGCAAGCTGAGCACATTATTTTCAACCGTCGTCTTACCTGACTGTGCGCCGGCTATCGCTGAAGCCCCCGAGCCTCCCACCAGGCCACCGGCCAGACCGGCAGCAACCGTTGCCAGTGTCGAGACCGTCTGCTTCTCTGTCTCGCTCAGTTCACTCACCGGCTTACCGTACATCTGTGTGGCTATCATCCCCATCATCTCGCCGGTGGCTGCACCTGCAGCACCGGCAAGGGCATTATTTCCCTGTGCCACCGCCAGTGCAGCACCACCTGCCAGAGCTGCTCTCAGATTAACTTATTTATTACGCCAATGTAGAAACCAACTAACAGCATTGCATAACAATGAGCAATATCCACCTATTTTTAAAGCTTTTACCACATCAATAGATGAGAACAAAAAATGGCCTCCAATCAAATAGTAGGAAAATACTCTCAAGAGAAAAAATATTGATAACGCTGTAATAAATATACTAATAAACCATAAGAAAAATGACGTAAAGAACTGCAACAGTAGATGAGTTAATTTCATTTTTTCAGCTCCAGTTGGTCTTTAATTTGCTCCTGAAGAATAACACCAGCTCCTTCAGAGCCAACAGAAGAACCAATGTTCCCAGAAATCTCTGGAGCTGGGTTTAGTGGTAAAGGTTTGCTAACCCCCTTACCTATATCAATCCACTCCCAGTTTTTCCAGCCAGGATTAATTACATTTTCTAATGGGCGTTGGATAATTTTTCCTACGCCATATCCAATCCCCGAACCAGCCCCATTGATTAGTGCACCCGACAGCGGATCTTTATTGTCAATCCAGTTACCCAGCGCACCACCTGCCGCATTCCAGCCCACAGTTCCCACTAGGCCATTACCCATGCTGAACACATTCACCCAGCCTGCAATGGCTGCGTTTGCCGGATCTACAGTACCATCAGCCAGATAACTGATACCAGCATTCGCACTTGCTCCCAGTCCCCACATTGCCTGAGCGCTACCGGGGAGTAGTGCCACTGTACCTGTTGCCAGAGCCAGCCCTACAGCATCCCGCTCATTCATTGCTTTCTGGCAGGCGGCACCGGAAGGGTTATCAGCACATGTCGCCATGTCGATACCATGCTGGCGTATCCACGCAGCCTGAGTATCTTCACTACCGCCAAGTAAATTATTCTCAACTGTCGTCTTACCTGACTGTGCGCCGGCTACCGCTGAAGCCTCCGAGTCTCCCACCAGACCACCGGCCAGACCGGCAGCAACCGTTGCCAGTGTTGAGACCGTCTGTTTCTCTGTCTCGCTCAGTTCACTCACCGGCTTACCGTACATCTGTGTGGCTATTATCCCAACCACTTCACCGGTGGCTGCACCTGCGGCACCGGCAAGGGCGTTATTACCCTGTGCCACCGCCAGTGCAGCATTCACCACGGCATGAGCAGCCACATTTGCAGCCTTATTCACCTCCCCGTAACCGGGTCTGTGGTCATGGTTTTCACCACTTCAGCCAGATACGGCGCTGCACCACCTGCCAGGGCTGCACTCAGATTACCGCCGGCCAGTCCCTGTACCGCTGCCGTTGCGGCCTGTATCGCCTGCTGGTATTTGCCTCCCGTTCCAAAACCTGAGGCCGCCATACCGTTATTGTAGGCCCGCTGTGCCACATCCTGTTCCGTAAACGGTTTTCCTGCTGCTTCAAGTTCTGCGCGGGCCTGATTCAGTGCTGCCGGGTCCCGCTTCGCTTTCTCACCGGCTATCTGTCCTTCCGTTCTGGCAATATCTGCCACCTGGTTACCAATCTCACCAATGAGTTGCGCCTGCTGCAATCGCTGCTGCTCTTTTTCCCTGTCAAAGATGGGGGACAGCGTCTGATTTGCATGTGCTGCGTCACGGTTCAGGTCTGCCACATCCTGTTTCTGGCTCTGCGTATCCCGGATGGTGATGTTCCCGGCAGACACTGCCGACTGCGTGGTACTGTCCGCATGGCCTTCATGATTTGCACCGACCAGCAGATTGTTTGCCATGTTCCCCAGGAAATTTCCGGCAACACTGCCACCGGTACTGAGCCCTGCACTCTGATGTTCCGTTTTAAAGTCGGCCCGGTTTTCAATGTCACTGAAGCTCAGTGTGCCGGTATCCAGCCGGTTTTTATCTGCCGTTGCCGTGGACGCAATCACCGCACCGTTCAGTTGCGTATGCTGTCCGGTAGTGACATCAAACCCGCCCCTGCCGGCAAAAATCCCCGTCTGCTCCTGTACACTGTCGTAGTTACTGTGCATTTTATCCCGGCTGAGGTTCACACTCGCCGAACCGCTCATGGACCCGAAAGTGAAGCTGCCTCCGGCGCTGGCATTCTGCTGTTTACTGTCATAACGGTCACTGTCCTGCTCACTGGTCAGTGTCAGATGGCGACCGGCATCCACTTTCACCGTTTCACCGCCAGCCTGCGCGCCGGTAAGCGTGGTGTCCCGCCCGCTGATAATGGTCAGCTGTTTTCCCGCATCCACCGTGGTTTCTGTATGGGTGGTACCGTTGCCTTTTTCACTGCCCTTACCCTGGTTTGCGCTGGCTGAAACACTGATACCAGGCCCTCCGGAGCCCACACCAACACCGACACCCACGCTGCCACCACTGGATGTGTTCTTTCCTTCCAGCTTTGACGTGTTTTCTGCTGATACCAGATTCACGTCACGGTTTGCCTGCAGCAGAACGTTGTTCCCGGCCTTTATCTGACCGCCCTGTATCGTCAGGTCACCATCCACGCCCTTCACGCCGGAGCCGGTGGCCTGAATACTGAGATTATTACCTGCGGTCAGTGTACTGCCCT
The DNA window shown above is from Escherichia sp. E4742 and carries:
- a CDS encoding VENN motif pre-toxin domain-containing protein, whose protein sequence is MNKAANVAAHAVVNAALAVAQGNNALAGAAGAATGEVVGIIATQMYGKPVSELSETEKQTVSTLATVAAGLAGGLVGDSEASAVAGAQSGKTTVENNLLGGSEDTQAAWIRQHGIDMATCADNPSGAACQKAMNERDAVGLALATGTVALLPGSAQAMWGLGASANAGISYLADGTVDPANAAIAGWVNVFSMGNGLVGTVGWNAAGGALGNWIDNKDPLSGALINGAGSGIGYGVGKIIQRPLENVINPGWKNWEWIDIGKGVSKPLPLNPAPEISGNIGSSVGSEGAGVILQEQIKDQLELKK